Genomic DNA from Magnolia sinica isolate HGM2019 chromosome 4, MsV1, whole genome shotgun sequence:
TGCAGTTGATTGTATCTTACTTGTTGCCACTCGCCTTCTTTGATTTTGCTTTCCAGCAATATTCGGAGAGATGGTATTTTGATTTCGACTAGTAGTACTTCCTACATTCCGAATGTGAGATCGAAAGGAGTTACAACTGTAGTAGACTGTACAGACGTCTGATAAGCCCAAAGTGCGTATGGGAGCATCTCAGACCAATTGCGATATGTTATGACCATCTTCTCAAGTATCTTGATAATTGTTTTGTTTCCAGCTTCGActccaccattcatttgagggtGATAGAGACTTGATCGATGGCGTTGGATCTTAAATTTTTTTGAGGAATTTgtccatccttttattgacaaaGGGCGACCTGTTGTCCATAATGATGGCATGAGGGACTCTGTACCagctaatgatgttgttcttcatgAACTGCACCACGTGAGATGCTGTGATTGTGGTATAGGATGCTACTTCTACCTTCTTTGTGAAGTAATCGATTGACACCAAGATGTACTCGTGATTGTTTAAAGCTTTTGGGTTGACTTTCTTGAAGATGTCGAGGCCTCACATAGAGAAAGGCCAGGGTGTAGTCAGGTTGTAAAGTTCAGAAGCAACTacatgaatttgatttgtgtGTTCCTGACATTTGAAACATTTCCTGACACGTTGGCAACAGTCTGTCTCCATTGTTAGCGAATAGTAGCCGAGTCGCAAAATCTTTTTCGCCATCATGTgaccattcatgtgtgggccgcataCTCCTTCATGGATCTCTGACATAATCTCGGCCGCTTCTATTTCATCCACACATCGAAGGACTTGGTTGAAGGATCGTTTGTAGAGGATACGTCCACTAATAGTGAACTGGGCTGCTAGTCGCTGAATGGTGCGATGATCTGTGGGTGTAGCTTCTTCAGCGTATTTTTTATGCTCCAGATACCTTTTGATGTCCGTGTACCAGGGACGATTGCTAGGTGAGACTTCTACTTCATCAATTTACAGGCAGAAGGCAGGCTCCTTTTGAAGCTCCACAGTAAGTTCCCAGTTGAAAATTGCTTTGGGAATCTCTAGCATTGACATGAGGGTGGTGAGTGCATCTACGAACTGATTCTTAACTCGGGGCATGTATGAGAATGTGACCTCATTGAACTCCTTGATCAAGTTTTCGAGGATGTAATAAGGGATTAGTTTTTCATCTTTGGTCCTCCATTCACCATTtgtatgattgatgatgagttgtttAACTCCGAAGACCCACAACCTTTTTAGgttgaggatgatggcttcttttAGACCAGTGATGCATGCTTCATATTTAGCCATATTGTTTGTATAATTAAATGCTAAATGCATGGAGATGGGAATTGGGACATTGTCGGGGGAGTAAAGAATTGCTCCTACTTCGCTCCCTTTTGAATTGGAGGCTCCGTCGAAGAAGAGGGTCCAGTCTTctgccttcctttcttcttcttccttgataaGGAGGATGTCCTCTTCAAGGAAGAAGGACTTCAACGGTTGATAATCGGGCAGGGAATGTGCTGTTAGGTGGTTAGCCAGTGCTTGCCTCTTGATTGCTTTTTGAGTCACATAAGTGATGTCGAACTCAAAGAGTAGTAATTGCCATTTCGCGATTCTTCTTGCTAATGCTAACTTTTCGAACAGGTACTTTAATGGATCCATGCAAGTAAGCAAAAGGATTGGATAGGCGATCATATATTGTCGAAGCTGGTGTGTTGTCCAAACTAGAGCAAGGCACATTTTCTCTAAGCTGGAATACTTAGACTCATAGCTAGTGAATCTTTGGCTTAAGTAATAGATCGCTTGTTCTTTCCTTCCCGATATGTCGTGTTGGCCGAGTTCACATCCAATTGCTTTTGTTATGACAAAAATATAGAGCAACAATGGCATGCCCGATATAGGTGGCATCGGCACTGGAGGATTTAACAGGTACCACTTGATTTTGTAGAAGGCCGCTTAACAATCGTCGTTCCATTCTTTTGGCGAATTCTTCTTAAGTAGCTTAAATATGGGCTCGCAGATGGGCGTTTGCTCAGCAATGAATCAGCTGATGTATTGTATCCTCCCCAGGAAGTCCTAGATTTCCTTCTTAGTCTTTGGAGGTGGCATATCAATGATGGCTTTTGTCTTGGTTTCATCAACCCTGATACCGTCTTCGTTGACAATAAAGCCCAACAGTTTGCCCTCTGTTGCACGGAAGACGCATTTCTGAGGATTGAGATGAAGCTTGAAATTTTCCAGTTGATCAAAGAGTTTTTTGAGATCTTCAAAGTGTCCTTCGATTGTGCAAGAATTGACGATCATGTCGTCTacatagacttccatttccttgtttatcatgtcatgGAACAGAGCAGTCATAGCTCGCTGATATGTGGCCCTAGCATTCTTCAACCCAAATGGCATAACTCGATAGTAGAAGGTTCCCCAAGGAGTGATGAAGGATGTCTTCTCATGGTCTTCAATGGTCGTCTTAATTTGATTGTAGCTAGAGAAACCATCCATGAATGAGAAAATTTTGTGTCCTATTgtattatctaccagtgtgtCGATGTGAGGTAGCGGAAAATCATCTTTGGGACTAGCTTTGTTCAGATCCTGGAAGTTGATGCACATCTTGACTTTGTCGTCCTTCTTCGAAACTGGTACAATATTTGCCAGTCATTCTGGGTAGTTGGAGATTACTAGGAATCTCGCGTTGTATTACTTGATGACTTTATCACGGACTTTCAGAGCCCATTCTGGCTTCATCCTCTGGAGATTTTGTTTGACTGGCTTCATCTTGAGCTTTGTTGGCAGGCGATGTACTACCAGTTCTTCATCGAGCCCAAGCATGTCCTCATAAGAGAATGCAAAATTGGATAATCTTAGCTAAACTCCATCATTCTCTACTTGTATTCCTGAGGTAAGGACCTACCAATGAGCGCTTCTTTAGAGATTTTTGGGGATCCTAAGTTCACAATTTTGAAATCGTCCACAACGACATTGGCCTTGATTTTGAACTTTCTGAGGGAGTCCTCTAGCTCAGGAGTTGGGTCATCATTTTCCTTATCTtaagcttcatccaaacccatgagtttgaaATCTAACTCTAGATCAAAATCATATGAGTCGACTTTAAATACAATGGTTGGAATAAATGTATTTGGCACATTTGTGAGTTTTGAAAGGTTTtctactattttttatttttgaagggttttcgattttttttatgttttatgaAATATCTAGTGTTTTTAACATTTGGgggttttctgattttttaaaaaaaattttgctACAAGGTACCCCGAACAGGACGGTACtgcaaaccatgattgatcctGTCCTAGTTTGAGATGCCAATCGCTATTTACATTGGTGTTTTTTTAGACCAGTACCCTTGGATGGCTT
This window encodes:
- the LOC131244187 gene encoding uncharacterized protein LOC131244187, producing the protein MDPLKYLFEKLALARRIAKWQLLLFEFDITYVTQKAIKRQALANHLTAHSLPDYQPLKSFFLEEDILLIKEEEERKAEDWTLFFDGASNSKGSEVGAILYSPDNVPIPISMHLAFNYTNNMAKYEACITGLKEAIILNLKRLWVFGVKQLIINHTNGEWRTKDEKLIPYYILENLIKEFNEVTFSYMPRVKNQFVDALTTLMSMLEIPKAIFNWELTVELQKEPAFCL